The stretch of DNA CTCTTATTAGACTGCGGCACCAGTGGATTGTTGAAATCGCGCACGACATTATTAGCGGCCCAACTGACGGGGATGATCAGCAACAAGCCGGCGAGGATCATCCCAATAGCGGACACCAGACTCACTTTGGGTTTGACTTCTTCGTTTTCGATGCAGGTGGTGAAGTCGGCGCCGGCGCACAGAAGGAGCAGGGACAGGACCGTGAGCATACAGCAAATGATAGTCATGGCACGGGACGCCTGAATGTCAGAGCTCAGGATGAGCAGTGAGTCGTAGGATTTACACTGCTGCTGTCCTGTACTCTGCTCCACGCATTGCATCCACAAGCCCTCTGCTTGAACCTGTGTGGCAAAGGAAAAATATCAGATGAACCTTCCCGACCATATAATTCAATCATTCATTAtccttaaaatgatttatttagtcCATAGCAAAATGTTGTAATCGTGTTACAGTCTCCTTCTTTCTGTAAAGTAGACTATGCCTGACTCATTACGTAATCGAACATTCGAATGATTAAATAGGTTACTACACCTCTTGATGGCTATAGATATAAAAACACctatctgtcggtctgtctgtctaagcagctttttctttttaatatttcgAGTTCTCATTATACTTTTactttgttttagtaatttcggtgtttttttttaaggcctATAGTTGTTTTTGAAAGTTAATAGGTTTAAATAGGCGATATTAGCATTaacttattttgatttaaattggATGCCAAGGCAAAGCTTTTAAAGTTtgtcatttaatatttacatttcagctttatttcattcattgaaaacattttttgacaattaacaataaaaacacttatgtaaatgtaaagcagtaaataaaaagtaataggcTTAGCAATTGTTTACCTGTGCAGTGATAATGTTTTCACCAATGAAAGCAGAAACCTTCCATTTTGGAACAGTAATGGTCACGATTGCTGCAATGAGGCCGAAAATTCCCAGTGCCATACACACGATCTGTACACCAGACGAACCCATTCTGAAAGAGGAATAAGGGagattgaataataataatagcctaataacatacattatttgcatgaaaaaaaaaatattgatgctCTGCTCTCAGTTTGGAAATGAGgttaaaactaaaagaaaaataaacaaaaatggcaaaagcagTGAAGTGGTTTATAACCCTTCCTGTCTGAGTCATAAAAGTGGTATATTTTGTAAAACATGTTCTAGTCTAGTGCTTATTTGTTTCCACATAAACTCAGTTCCTCCTCCCTTCAGACAGGCCCATG from Carassius gibelio isolate Cgi1373 ecotype wild population from Czech Republic chromosome B2, carGib1.2-hapl.c, whole genome shotgun sequence encodes:
- the LOC127951630 gene encoding claudin-4-like — protein: MGSSGVQIVCMALGIFGLIAAIVTITVPKWKVSAFIGENIITAQVQAEGLWMQCVEQSTGQQQCKSYDSLLILSSDIQASRAMTIICCMLTVLSLLLLCAGADFTTCIENEEVKPKVSLVSAIGMILAGLLLIIPVSWAANNVVRDFNNPLVPQSNKRELGPCIFVGWGGGVLLLLAGGLLCCFSRPRSGGSGGTAKYYSNSASAPSKNYV